The Candidatus Binatia bacterium genome includes a window with the following:
- the icd gene encoding NADP-dependent isocitrate dehydrogenase, with protein LRQTLDLYVCLRPVRYFSGVPSPVRHPELIDVVIFRENTEDIYVGIEWAAESPEARKLINFLQTEMGVKNIRFPQTSGIGVKPVSREGTERLVRAAIQYALLKQRRSVTLVHKGNIMKYTEGAFRDWGYGLAAREFRDQTVTERETWILGNKEKTPNISVEENARQTDPGYDLMTPDQKAKLRAEVERALKLWGTHGEGKWKKKLLVRDAIADITLQQILTRPKEFDVIATMNLNGDYLSDALAAQVGGIGIAPGGNINYATGHAIFEATHGTAPKYANLDQVNPGSMILSGVLMFQHLGWNEVADMIVKGIEGAIAAKTVTYDFHRLMEGATKVKCSEFGQAIIKHMK; from the coding sequence TTGCGACAAACCCTGGACCTCTACGTCTGCCTGCGGCCGGTGCGTTACTTCAGCGGCGTCCCGAGCCCGGTGCGTCATCCGGAGTTGATCGACGTGGTCATCTTCCGCGAGAACACCGAGGACATTTACGTGGGTATCGAATGGGCGGCGGAAAGTCCGGAAGCGCGCAAGCTGATCAATTTTCTGCAGACCGAGATGGGCGTGAAGAACATCCGCTTCCCGCAGACCAGCGGCATCGGTGTCAAGCCCGTGTCGCGTGAGGGAACGGAACGCCTGGTCCGCGCCGCCATCCAATACGCCCTGCTCAAGCAGCGCCGCAGCGTCACCCTGGTGCACAAGGGCAACATCATGAAGTACACCGAAGGCGCCTTCCGGGACTGGGGCTACGGCCTAGCCGCGCGCGAGTTCCGCGATCAGACGGTGACCGAACGCGAGACGTGGATCCTCGGCAACAAGGAGAAGACCCCGAACATTTCCGTCGAAGAGAACGCACGCCAGACCGATCCCGGCTACGACCTGATGACCCCGGATCAGAAGGCCAAACTGCGCGCCGAGGTCGAACGCGCCCTGAAGCTGTGGGGCACGCATGGCGAGGGCAAGTGGAAGAAGAAACTGCTGGTCCGCGACGCCATCGCCGATATCACGCTGCAGCAGATCCTGACGCGACCGAAGGAGTTCGACGTGATCGCCACCATGAACCTGAACGGCGACTACCTCTCCGACGCCCTTGCCGCACAGGTCGGCGGCATCGGCATCGCTCCGGGTGGCAACATCAACTACGCCACCGGCCACGCGATCTTCGAGGCGACGCATGGCACGGCACCCAAGTATGCCAACCTCGATCAGGTCAATCCCGGTTCGATGATCCTCTCCGGCGTCCTGATGTTCCAGCATCTCGGATGGAACGAAGTCGCCGACATGATCGTCAAGGGGATCGAAGGCGCCATTGCCGCCAAGACGGTCACCTATGATTTCCACCGCCTGATGGAAGGCGCCACGAAGGTGAAGTGCTCTGAGTTCGGCCAGGCGATCATCAAACACATGAAGTAG